The Streptomyces spororaveus genome includes a region encoding these proteins:
- a CDS encoding IclR family transcriptional regulator — MTTTESGIPAQAAPVKSAVRTVLLLEHFAARPGLHSLADIQNDLSLPKSSLYMLLRTLVNLGWVETDATGTRYGIGVRALLVGSSYIDGDEVVAAARPTLDRLSDDTTETIHLARLDGTSVVYLATRQSQHYLRPFTRVGRRLPVHSTALGKALLATHTDQEVRGLLPRRLEAVTEHTVTDREQLIEELALVREQGYAVDREENTLGLRCFGVAVPYRTPARDAVSCSVPVARLTGEHEQVIKAALFEARDRLSVVTRRM; from the coding sequence ATGACGACGACCGAGTCGGGGATCCCTGCCCAGGCGGCGCCCGTCAAATCGGCGGTGCGGACCGTCCTGCTGCTGGAGCACTTCGCGGCGCGCCCGGGGCTGCACAGCCTGGCCGACATCCAGAACGACCTCTCCCTGCCCAAGTCCAGCCTCTACATGCTGCTGCGGACCCTGGTGAACCTGGGGTGGGTGGAGACGGACGCGACGGGCACCCGGTACGGCATCGGCGTACGGGCCCTGCTGGTCGGCAGTTCGTACATCGACGGCGACGAGGTGGTCGCGGCCGCCCGGCCCACGCTGGACCGGCTCTCCGACGACACGACGGAGACCATCCACCTGGCCCGGCTGGACGGCACGAGCGTGGTCTACCTCGCCACCCGGCAGTCCCAGCACTACCTGCGCCCCTTCACCCGGGTCGGGCGGCGGCTGCCCGTGCACTCGACGGCGCTGGGCAAGGCCCTGCTGGCCACGCACACGGACCAGGAGGTACGGGGGCTGCTGCCGCGGCGGCTGGAGGCGGTCACCGAGCACACGGTCACCGACCGGGAGCAGCTGATCGAGGAGCTGGCGCTGGTGCGGGAGCAGGGGTACGCGGTGGACCGGGAGGAGAACACGCTCGGGCTGCGCTGCTTCGGGGTGGCCGTGCCGTACCGGACGCCGGCCCGGGACGCGGTGAGCTGCTCGGTGCCGGTGGCCCGGCTGACGGGGGAGCACGAGCAGGTCATCAAGGCGGCGCTGTTCGAGGCGAGGGACCGGCTGTCGGTGGTGACGCGGCGCATGTGA
- a CDS encoding sensor histidine kinase: MPYFLLTQVVVGVVAGGVNALNSGSLTLVAYAASLPLVAVTGMFGLVRPMSVTAARAMCEVPGERLADGPAKSWAARGRASAWWTLHLGIGALISGMTLAVPPMAVMLIAAPVVGRMRDVQLTYGWFATDAGPYIAPLVGIGLLAGLTLCAVGAGKLLAGTAPVLLGPTAADRLAAAEERAADLAVRNRLARELHDAVGHALSAVTLQAAAARRMLERDPAFVREALTAIEDTTRRTVGELDAVLGLLRDGDPARPDAAPAPTLAADLGGLLARTRAAGTTVTAHQDPGPAGDWDALPAIASREAYRIVQEGLTNALRHGAGPVDLRIRVQAGPGTAHRELEITMTNPPAAPAEDRETRTTGGRGLRGCAERAALLGGSVEAGPHGDRWRLRAVLPLAGEDL, encoded by the coding sequence ATGCCGTACTTCCTGCTCACGCAGGTGGTGGTCGGCGTCGTCGCGGGCGGGGTCAACGCACTCAACTCCGGCTCGCTGACCCTCGTCGCCTATGCCGCCTCCCTGCCCCTCGTCGCCGTCACGGGGATGTTCGGTCTGGTCCGGCCGATGTCGGTGACCGCCGCACGAGCCATGTGCGAGGTGCCGGGGGAGCGGCTGGCCGACGGTCCGGCGAAGTCCTGGGCCGCACGGGGGCGGGCCTCGGCCTGGTGGACCCTGCACCTGGGGATCGGCGCGCTGATCAGCGGAATGACCCTCGCGGTACCGCCGATGGCGGTCATGCTGATCGCGGCGCCGGTCGTGGGGCGGATGAGGGACGTCCAGTTGACCTACGGCTGGTTCGCAACGGACGCCGGCCCGTACATCGCCCCCCTGGTCGGGATCGGGCTGCTGGCCGGGCTCACCCTGTGCGCGGTCGGGGCCGGGAAGCTGCTGGCCGGGACCGCGCCCGTACTGCTCGGGCCCACGGCCGCGGACCGGCTGGCCGCGGCCGAGGAGCGGGCCGCCGACCTGGCCGTGCGCAACCGGCTGGCCCGGGAGCTGCACGACGCCGTCGGGCACGCGCTGAGCGCCGTCACCCTCCAGGCGGCCGCCGCCCGGCGGATGCTGGAGCGCGACCCCGCCTTCGTACGGGAGGCGCTGACCGCGATCGAGGACACCACGCGGCGGACGGTGGGCGAGCTCGACGCCGTACTGGGCCTGCTGCGGGACGGGGACCCGGCCCGGCCGGACGCCGCGCCCGCACCCACCCTCGCCGCCGACCTCGGCGGGCTGCTGGCCCGTACCCGGGCCGCCGGAACCACCGTCACCGCACACCAGGACCCCGGACCCGCGGGGGACTGGGACGCCCTCCCGGCGATCGCCTCCCGCGAGGCGTACCGGATCGTCCAGGAGGGCCTCACCAACGCCCTGCGCCACGGCGCCGGCCCGGTGGATCTGCGGATCCGCGTACAGGCAGGCCCCGGCACCGCACACCGTGAACTGGAGATCACCATGACCAATCCGCCGGCGGCTCCCGCCGAGGACCGGGAGACCCGCACCACCGGGGGCCGCGGACTGCGCGGCTGCGCGGAACGGGCCGCGCTGCTCGGCGGCAGCGTCGAGGCCGGCCCGCACGGGGACCGGTGGCGGCTGCGGGCCGTCCTCCCGCTCGCCGGGGAGGACCTGTGA
- a CDS encoding response regulator transcription factor, translated as MTAPAPTPPPAPAPAPRPPLRIVLCDDERMVRTALRVILEAEADMEVVGEAATGAEAVPLVRSLAPDVVLMDVRMPEIDGIRATGQILATMAEPPRIVVVTTFENDAYVYDALRAGAVGFLLKRADPDELIGAVRLVARGDSLLFPAAVRSLAAAHTAGAPPAAAAWVARLTEREADVLRLMATGLSNHEMSERLGVGPQTVKTHVAAVLTKTGSRDRTQAVIAAYEGGFIMKKG; from the coding sequence GTGACCGCGCCCGCGCCGACCCCTCCTCCCGCGCCCGCCCCCGCGCCGCGGCCGCCGCTGCGCATCGTGCTCTGCGATGACGAGCGGATGGTCCGCACCGCGCTGCGGGTCATCCTGGAGGCCGAGGCCGACATGGAGGTCGTCGGCGAGGCGGCCACCGGGGCCGAGGCGGTTCCACTGGTCCGCTCACTGGCTCCCGACGTGGTGCTCATGGACGTCCGGATGCCCGAGATCGACGGGATCCGGGCCACCGGGCAGATCCTCGCCACCATGGCCGAACCGCCCCGGATCGTGGTCGTCACCACCTTCGAGAACGACGCGTACGTCTATGACGCGCTGCGCGCGGGAGCCGTCGGCTTCCTCCTCAAGCGGGCCGACCCCGACGAGCTGATCGGCGCGGTCCGGCTCGTTGCCCGCGGCGACTCGCTGCTCTTCCCGGCCGCCGTCCGCTCCCTCGCCGCGGCCCACACGGCGGGCGCTCCGCCCGCCGCGGCGGCCTGGGTGGCCCGGCTCACCGAGCGCGAGGCCGACGTACTGCGACTGATGGCCACCGGGCTGTCCAACCACGAGATGAGCGAGCGCCTCGGCGTCGGACCGCAGACCGTCAAGACGCACGTCGCGGCGGTCCTCACCAAGACCGGCTCCCGCGACCGCACCCAGGCGGTCATCGCGGCCTACGAGGGGGGCTTCATCATGAAGAAAGGCTGA
- a CDS encoding peptidoglycan D,D-transpeptidase FtsI family protein translates to MNKTIRRASVFCLLLVLALLVRVTWVQAYQGQALADDKHNRRNLIGQYENPLGNIIVGGEAITGSEKTGGKDFGYKRTYVDGPLYAPITGYSSQAYGTTLLEGIYKNVLNGSDSRLRTMMDMLTNKRASPGNVLTTIDKDVQKATYDALQGKQGAAVALDPKTGAILAVVNNPSFDPGSIAGANDKKAWDALSADKGKAMENVALRKPQAPGSTFKLVTLAAAIENGLVTDIDRQTGIADPYTIPGTRTPLPSEAGSAACNNVSVRTALRLSCNNVFAELASKLGQDKMRATAEKLGFNVQIDTPVRTNPPSKYPSKKMSIDQVAQTGIGQFDVQATPLQMAMVTAAIENDGKLVAPHMVSEVTDAGGNVLESFKDPKSQQVMDEKTASMIRDAMRTVATEGGGKPAQVSGAEVGGKTGTAQRGVNNSLAPLAWFTSYGKSNGKQIAVAVVIENSDTDRSEIGGGKLAAPIAQKMMAAWLKN, encoded by the coding sequence ATGAACAAGACGATCAGGCGTGCGTCGGTCTTCTGTCTGCTTCTGGTGCTGGCCCTGTTGGTCCGCGTCACCTGGGTGCAGGCGTACCAAGGCCAGGCCCTCGCAGACGACAAGCACAACCGCCGGAATCTCATCGGGCAGTACGAGAACCCGCTGGGCAACATCATCGTGGGCGGGGAGGCGATCACCGGCTCGGAGAAGACGGGCGGCAAGGACTTCGGCTACAAGCGGACCTACGTCGACGGCCCCCTCTACGCACCGATCACGGGCTACAGCTCCCAGGCCTACGGCACCACCCTGCTGGAGGGCATCTACAAGAACGTCCTCAACGGCTCCGACAGCCGACTGCGGACGATGATGGACATGCTCACCAACAAGCGGGCCTCCCCCGGGAACGTCCTGACCACCATCGACAAGGACGTCCAGAAGGCCACCTACGACGCGCTCCAGGGCAAGCAGGGCGCGGCCGTGGCCCTGGACCCGAAGACCGGCGCGATCCTCGCCGTCGTGAACAACCCCTCCTTCGACCCGGGCAGCATCGCCGGCGCCAACGACAAGAAGGCCTGGGACGCGCTCTCCGCGGACAAGGGCAAGGCCATGGAGAACGTGGCGCTGCGCAAGCCCCAGGCGCCCGGCTCCACGTTCAAGCTGGTCACCCTCGCCGCGGCGATCGAGAACGGACTCGTCACCGACATCGACCGGCAGACCGGGATCGCCGACCCGTACACGATCCCCGGCACCCGCACCCCGCTGCCCAGCGAGGCGGGCTCCGCGGCCTGCAACAACGTCTCGGTGCGCACCGCCCTGCGGCTGTCCTGCAACAACGTCTTCGCCGAGCTCGCCTCCAAGCTGGGCCAGGACAAGATGCGGGCGACGGCCGAGAAGCTCGGCTTCAACGTGCAGATCGACACCCCGGTCCGCACCAACCCGCCCAGCAAGTACCCGTCGAAGAAGATGTCGATCGACCAGGTCGCGCAGACCGGTATCGGCCAGTTCGACGTACAGGCCACCCCGCTCCAGATGGCGATGGTGACGGCGGCCATCGAGAACGACGGCAAGCTCGTCGCCCCGCACATGGTCTCCGAGGTCACCGACGCGGGCGGCAACGTGCTGGAGAGCTTCAAGGACCCGAAGTCCCAGCAGGTCATGGACGAGAAGACCGCCTCGATGATCCGCGACGCCATGCGTACGGTCGCCACCGAGGGCGGCGGCAAGCCGGCCCAGGTGTCCGGCGCCGAGGTCGGCGGCAAGACCGGGACCGCCCAGCGCGGTGTCAACAACAGCCTCGCTCCGCTGGCCTGGTTCACGTCCTACGGGAAGTCGAACGGCAAGCAGATCGCCGTGGCCGTGGTGATCGAGAACTCCGACACCGACCGCTCCGAGATCGGCGGCGGGAAGCTGGCCGCCCCGATCGCCCAGAAGATGATGGCGGCGTGGCTGAAGAATTAG
- a CDS encoding SCO1860 family LAETG-anchored protein, with protein MNSHTFRMPAAVLVATGAVALLTAPPAFATGGGGAGGEGKAGAVVLRAGLDVGLLNAVHVPLKTTLNEVSAPATAEKTALDVTLDGVEGNKPVSVLHAAVATSKATADKTRAAAEANLAKATVHVPGLPLLSLIEVEKATSKVVCEAGKKPQANANVLGKVTALGRKVTLSAGGPTKVDVPGVGQIELELSGTETTSTTAAAAALRLKVAVNPLNLNVAKVDGEIVLAEAHCESPAGAASASTPPADPEIKPQTATGTGTVTGSGPATSGGTTGTNLAETGGGSLTPYVAGGALTLLAIGGGALLITRRGRTS; from the coding sequence GTGAACAGCCATACCTTCCGCATGCCCGCGGCCGTCCTCGTCGCCACGGGAGCGGTGGCCCTGCTCACCGCTCCGCCCGCCTTCGCCACGGGAGGGGGCGGGGCCGGGGGAGAGGGCAAGGCCGGTGCCGTCGTCCTGCGCGCCGGACTGGACGTGGGCCTGCTGAACGCCGTGCACGTCCCGCTGAAGACGACCCTCAACGAGGTCAGTGCCCCGGCGACGGCCGAGAAGACCGCGCTGGACGTCACCCTCGACGGGGTCGAGGGGAACAAGCCGGTCAGCGTGCTGCACGCCGCGGTGGCCACCTCCAAGGCGACCGCCGACAAGACCCGGGCCGCGGCGGAGGCGAACCTCGCCAAGGCCACCGTCCACGTGCCCGGGCTGCCGCTGCTCTCCCTGATCGAGGTGGAGAAGGCCACCTCCAAGGTCGTGTGCGAGGCGGGCAAGAAGCCCCAGGCCAACGCGAACGTCCTCGGGAAGGTGACGGCGCTCGGCAGAAAGGTCACCCTGTCGGCCGGTGGTCCCACCAAGGTCGACGTCCCCGGCGTGGGTCAGATCGAACTGGAGCTGTCCGGTACGGAGACCACCTCCACCACGGCGGCCGCGGCCGCGCTCCGCCTGAAGGTGGCGGTGAACCCGCTCAACCTGAACGTGGCGAAGGTCGACGGCGAGATCGTGCTCGCCGAGGCGCACTGCGAGTCCCCGGCGGGCGCGGCGTCGGCCTCGACCCCGCCCGCCGACCCGGAGATCAAGCCCCAGACGGCGACGGGCACGGGCACGGTGACCGGTTCGGGCCCCGCCACGTCCGGTGGCACCACCGGTACCAACCTCGCCGAGACCGGCGGCGGTTCACTGACTCCCTACGTTGCGGGCGGGGCCCTGACCCTGCTCGCCATCGGCGGGGGCGCGCTCCTCATCACCCGGCGGGGCAGGACCTCGTAG
- a CDS encoding DsbA family oxidoreductase, with protein sequence MRVEIWSDIACPWCYIGKARFTKGLAEFAHRDEVEVVFRSFELDPGGAKGVTAPVVEMLAKKYGRTLDEARGMEEHVAASARAEGLTYRTEGRDHGNTFDIHRLLHLAAARGRQEELLDLAYLANFGEERSVFDPEVLIALAVEAGLDEAEARAVLADGAAYADEVRADEREAAELGANAVPFFVLDRRYGISGGQPAEVFTRALEQAWAGREVEEPAGTAEACEPDGACAVPRA encoded by the coding sequence ATGCGCGTCGAAATCTGGAGCGACATCGCCTGTCCCTGGTGCTACATCGGCAAGGCCCGTTTCACCAAGGGGCTGGCCGAGTTCGCGCACCGCGACGAGGTGGAGGTCGTCTTCCGGTCCTTCGAGCTCGACCCGGGCGGGGCGAAGGGCGTCACCGCTCCCGTCGTGGAGATGCTCGCCAAGAAGTACGGCCGCACCCTCGACGAGGCGCGCGGCATGGAGGAGCACGTCGCCGCCAGCGCCCGCGCGGAAGGACTCACGTACCGCACCGAGGGCCGCGACCACGGCAACACCTTCGACATCCACCGGCTGCTGCACCTGGCCGCCGCCCGCGGCCGGCAGGAGGAGCTGCTCGACCTCGCCTACCTGGCCAACTTCGGCGAGGAGCGCTCCGTCTTCGACCCCGAGGTGCTGATCGCGCTCGCCGTCGAGGCCGGACTGGACGAGGCCGAGGCCCGCGCCGTCCTCGCCGACGGAGCCGCCTACGCCGACGAGGTCCGCGCCGACGAGCGCGAGGCCGCCGAGCTGGGCGCGAACGCCGTGCCGTTCTTCGTCCTCGACCGCCGCTACGGGATCTCCGGCGGGCAGCCGGCCGAGGTGTTCACCCGGGCCCTGGAGCAGGCGTGGGCCGGGCGTGAGGTCGAGGAACCGGCCGGGACCGCCGAGGCCTGCGAGCCCGACGGCGCCTGCGCGGTCCCTCGGGCATAA
- a CDS encoding aldehyde dehydrogenase (NADP(+)), which translates to MTTTPVWSVDPRTGKQREQVAVEATPREVDEAVRAAHAARGPLADATVRAAFLRAAAALLDEAAAHVIEAADAETALGPGRLTGELARTTGQLRAFADAVDAGAYLDIRIDRADPSLSPPRPELRRYKVPLGVVAVYAASNFPLAFSVPGGDTASALAAGCPVVVKAHPDHPATSELCASLLRRAAVLTGLPAEVVSVIHGFDAGLELIRHPLVAAAGFTGSIRGGRALFDAAAARPVPIPFHGELGSLNPVVVTPAAAAERAEEIGTGLAGSVTLGVGQFCVKPGLVLVPEGADGDRVTGELTKALGETEPGVLLDHRMRENFVAGVRERAALPGVDAPVTPGSGGEHTVGAGYLTVRAEHLLEGGAYEVLLEECFGPVTVVVRYADQGEAGAVLGLLGGNLSATLQLSAAETEGAPGPAAELIGQVTGLAGRIVVNGWPTGVAVAPAQHHGGPYPAATSHSTSVGGTAIERWLRPVAYQSVPDALLPAELREANPLKLPRQVTGG; encoded by the coding sequence ATGACAACGACACCAGTCTGGAGTGTGGACCCCCGCACCGGGAAGCAGCGCGAACAGGTTGCGGTGGAGGCCACACCCCGCGAGGTGGACGAAGCCGTACGGGCCGCCCACGCCGCCCGTGGCCCGCTCGCCGACGCCACCGTGCGCGCCGCCTTCCTACGCGCCGCCGCCGCACTGCTCGACGAGGCCGCGGCCCATGTGATCGAGGCCGCCGACGCCGAGACCGCGCTCGGCCCGGGCCGGCTCACCGGCGAACTGGCCCGCACCACCGGCCAGCTGCGCGCCTTCGCCGACGCCGTGGACGCCGGGGCCTACCTCGACATCCGGATCGACCGCGCCGACCCCTCCCTCAGCCCGCCGCGCCCCGAACTGCGCCGCTACAAGGTCCCGCTGGGCGTGGTGGCGGTCTACGCCGCCTCCAACTTCCCGCTCGCCTTCTCCGTCCCCGGCGGGGACACCGCGAGCGCGCTCGCCGCCGGCTGCCCGGTGGTCGTCAAGGCGCACCCCGACCACCCCGCCACCTCCGAGCTGTGCGCCTCGCTGCTGCGCCGCGCCGCGGTCCTGACCGGGCTCCCGGCCGAGGTGGTGAGCGTGATCCACGGGTTCGACGCGGGCCTGGAGCTGATCCGCCACCCCCTGGTGGCGGCCGCCGGATTCACCGGTTCCATCCGGGGCGGGCGGGCTCTGTTCGACGCGGCCGCCGCCCGGCCCGTACCCATTCCCTTTCACGGCGAACTGGGCTCCCTCAACCCCGTCGTGGTCACGCCGGCGGCCGCGGCCGAACGCGCCGAGGAGATCGGCACCGGGCTCGCGGGCTCCGTCACCCTCGGCGTCGGCCAGTTCTGCGTGAAGCCCGGCCTGGTCCTGGTCCCCGAGGGCGCGGACGGCGACCGGGTGACCGGCGAGCTCACCAAGGCCCTCGGGGAGACCGAGCCCGGGGTGCTGCTCGACCACCGGATGCGGGAGAACTTCGTCGCCGGGGTACGCGAACGGGCCGCGCTGCCCGGCGTCGACGCACCCGTGACCCCCGGTTCCGGCGGCGAACACACCGTCGGGGCGGGCTACCTGACCGTACGGGCCGAGCACCTCCTGGAGGGAGGCGCGTACGAGGTTCTCCTGGAGGAGTGCTTCGGTCCGGTCACCGTCGTCGTGCGGTACGCCGACCAGGGCGAGGCGGGCGCGGTGCTCGGGCTCCTCGGCGGGAACCTGAGCGCAACCCTCCAGCTGTCGGCCGCCGAGACCGAAGGCGCGCCGGGCCCGGCCGCCGAGCTGATCGGGCAGGTCACCGGGCTGGCGGGGCGGATCGTCGTCAACGGCTGGCCGACCGGGGTCGCGGTGGCCCCGGCCCAGCACCACGGCGGCCCCTACCCGGCGGCCACCTCGCACTCCACCTCGGTGGGCGGCACCGCGATCGAGCGCTGGCTGCGGCCGGTGGCCTACCAGTCCGTGCCGGACGCGCTCCTTCCGGCGGAGCTGCGCGAGGCCAACCCGCTGAAGCTGCCGCGCCAGGTCACCGGGGGCTGA
- a CDS encoding aminotransferase class V-fold PLP-dependent enzyme — MDLPLPEATRAEFAHSTTYLNTAKCGVVPRSAVAAVRELAEAAGAGLPTGFGDFARVNGARAAFARLVGVDTDRVSVGSAVSTHVGLVAASLPSGAEVLCPEGDFSSVINPFVARGDLKVRFAPLESVAEAVGPDTALVSLSAVQSADGRKADLAAVRAATTAHGARMLVDATQAAGWLPFDASPYEYTVAAGFKWLLGVRGASYLTVSREAQDTLTALHAGWVPAVAEGDPTYGPMTELAHGAWRFDESPAFLAYHASAPALALLEQIGIEAVHAHDTALAARYRAGIARLGHEPVPGDSAIVSVPGLADRQPALEAAGIATSARAGLLRASFHLYNTEADVDRLLDVLSAS; from the coding sequence ATGGATCTTCCGCTCCCCGAAGCGACCCGAGCCGAGTTCGCCCACTCCACCACCTACCTCAACACGGCCAAGTGCGGGGTCGTCCCCCGTTCCGCCGTCGCGGCCGTACGGGAACTGGCCGAGGCGGCGGGGGCCGGGCTCCCCACCGGCTTCGGCGACTTCGCCCGCGTCAACGGGGCCCGGGCGGCCTTCGCACGCCTGGTCGGGGTGGACACCGACCGGGTGTCCGTCGGCTCGGCCGTCTCCACCCACGTCGGCCTCGTCGCCGCCTCGCTCCCGTCCGGCGCCGAAGTGCTGTGCCCCGAGGGCGATTTCTCCTCCGTGATCAACCCGTTCGTGGCGCGCGGCGACCTCAAGGTGCGCTTCGCCCCGCTCGAATCCGTCGCCGAGGCCGTCGGCCCCGACACCGCCCTGGTCTCGCTGAGCGCCGTGCAGTCCGCGGACGGACGCAAGGCCGACCTGGCGGCGGTACGCGCCGCGACCACCGCCCACGGGGCCAGGATGCTCGTGGACGCGACCCAGGCGGCCGGCTGGCTCCCCTTCGACGCCTCGCCCTACGAGTACACGGTCGCCGCCGGCTTCAAATGGCTCCTCGGCGTGCGCGGAGCCTCGTACCTGACCGTGTCACGGGAGGCCCAGGACACGCTGACCGCGCTGCACGCCGGGTGGGTGCCGGCGGTGGCCGAGGGGGACCCCACCTACGGGCCGATGACGGAACTCGCCCACGGAGCGTGGAGGTTCGACGAGTCCCCGGCCTTCCTGGCCTACCACGCGTCCGCGCCCGCACTGGCCCTGCTGGAGCAGATCGGCATCGAGGCCGTGCACGCCCACGACACCGCCCTGGCCGCCCGATACCGGGCCGGGATCGCCCGCCTGGGCCACGAGCCCGTCCCCGGCGACTCCGCCATCGTCTCCGTGCCGGGCCTCGCCGACCGGCAGCCCGCCCTGGAGGCGGCCGGGATCGCCACGTCGGCCCGTGCGGGCCTGCTGCGGGCCTCGTTCCACCTGTACAACACGGAGGCGGACGTGGACCGGCTCCTGGACGTACTCTCCGCCTCCTGA
- a CDS encoding GNAT family N-acetyltransferase — protein sequence MIRAAQPADLPAIAALHTRARATYYQGHIPEQAYLGDAELHRTREGWSRAIARDAAEGEVLCAEQDGELTGVAAFRTRDGETTLTQLHVDPVHWRRGTGAALHAACLDAWRRAGIRRVRLEVYEHNLRAQAFYATQGWLADPSAPRSGTHRTLWLQVGRVPAPSGE from the coding sequence ATGATCAGAGCCGCGCAGCCCGCCGACCTCCCCGCGATCGCCGCCCTGCACACCCGGGCCCGCGCCACCTACTACCAGGGCCACATCCCCGAGCAGGCCTACCTGGGCGACGCCGAGCTCCATCGGACCCGCGAGGGCTGGTCGCGGGCCATCGCCCGGGACGCCGCCGAGGGCGAGGTGCTCTGCGCCGAGCAGGACGGTGAGCTCACCGGGGTCGCCGCGTTCCGTACGCGGGACGGGGAGACCACCCTCACCCAGCTCCACGTCGACCCCGTCCACTGGCGCCGCGGCACCGGGGCCGCCCTGCACGCCGCCTGCCTGGACGCCTGGCGGCGGGCCGGAATCCGCCGGGTCCGCCTGGAGGTCTACGAGCACAACCTCCGCGCCCAGGCCTTCTACGCCACCCAGGGCTGGCTCGCGGACCCGTCGGCCCCCCGCTCCGGCACCCACCGCACGCTGTGGCTGCAGGTCGGCCGGGTTCCGGCCCCGTCCGGGGAATGA
- a CDS encoding amidohydrolase family protein encodes MLHVKGRVLVGPDEVRDELWVVGGRISYERPRGAREVTTVTGWTLPGLVDAHCHVGLDAHGPVDAETAERQALTDRDAGTLLIRDAGSPSDTRWIDDREDLPKIIRAGRHIARTRRYIRNYAHEIEPADLVEYVGREALRGDGWVKLVGDWIDREVGDLAACWPRAEVEAAIAEAHRLGARVTAHCFAEDSLRDLVEAGIDCVEHATGLTEDTIPLFAERGVAIVPTLVNIATFPKMAAGGEAKFPDWSAHMRRLHERRYDTVRAAYDAGIEVFVGTDAGGSLPHGLVAAEVAELVKAGIPPVEALSATAWAAREWLGRPGLTEGAPADLVVYAADPRADVRVLAQPLRVVVNGTVRA; translated from the coding sequence GTGCTGCACGTGAAGGGGCGCGTGCTCGTCGGGCCCGACGAGGTGCGCGACGAGCTCTGGGTGGTCGGCGGGCGGATCTCCTACGAGCGTCCGCGCGGCGCCCGCGAGGTCACCACGGTGACCGGCTGGACCCTGCCCGGACTGGTCGACGCGCACTGCCACGTGGGCCTGGACGCCCACGGGCCGGTCGACGCCGAGACCGCCGAACGCCAGGCGCTCACCGACCGCGACGCCGGCACCCTCCTCATCCGCGACGCCGGATCGCCCTCCGACACCCGCTGGATCGACGACCGCGAGGACCTGCCGAAGATCATCCGGGCCGGCCGGCACATCGCCCGCACCCGCCGGTACATCCGCAACTACGCCCACGAGATCGAGCCCGCCGACCTCGTCGAGTACGTCGGCCGGGAGGCGCTGCGCGGCGACGGCTGGGTCAAGCTCGTCGGCGACTGGATCGACCGCGAGGTCGGTGACCTCGCCGCCTGCTGGCCGCGCGCCGAGGTCGAGGCGGCCATCGCCGAGGCGCACCGGCTGGGCGCCCGCGTCACGGCGCACTGCTTCGCCGAGGACTCGCTGCGCGACCTGGTCGAGGCGGGCATCGACTGCGTCGAACACGCCACCGGCCTCACCGAGGACACCATCCCGCTGTTCGCGGAGCGCGGGGTCGCGATCGTCCCGACGCTCGTGAACATCGCGACCTTCCCGAAGATGGCGGCCGGCGGCGAGGCGAAGTTCCCGGACTGGTCGGCGCACATGCGCCGGCTCCACGAACGGCGCTACGACACCGTCCGTGCCGCCTACGACGCGGGCATCGAGGTCTTCGTCGGCACCGACGCCGGCGGCTCCCTGCCGCACGGCCTGGTCGCGGCGGAGGTCGCGGAACTGGTCAAGGCCGGCATCCCGCCGGTCGAGGCCCTCTCCGCGACGGCCTGGGCGGCCCGCGAGTGGCTCGGCAGGCCGGGGCTGACCGAGGGGGCGCCCGCGGACCTCGTGGTGTACGCCGCCGACCCGCGGGCCGACGTACGGGTCCTGGCGCAGCCGCTGCGGGTCGTCGTGAACGGCACGGTGCGGGCCTGA